A single genomic interval of Rhododendron vialii isolate Sample 1 chromosome 3a, ASM3025357v1 harbors:
- the LOC131318906 gene encoding uncharacterized protein LOC131318906 — MDLPPEELQFLTLTDILKESTSIPKQSPKTFYFITLTLIFPLSFAILAHSLFTHPLLSQIDTSASPSSSQWTKLLAFQFFYLIFLFAFSLLSTAAVVFTVASLYTSKPVSFSSTVAAIPSVFKRLFITYLWVTLTMVIYNVVFLGFLVLLMVAIDTENAALLVFSIVVIFALFLVVHVYITALWHLASVVSVLEPVYGFAAMKKSYELLKGRTRMAALLVFGYLLICGLINGVFGSVVVHGGFEYGVLARIMVGGFLVGLLVIVNLVGLMVQSVFYYVCKSYHHQGIDKSALYDHLGGYLGEYVPLKSSIQMENLDV, encoded by the coding sequence ATGGATCTCCCACCGGAAGAGCTCCAATTCCTTACCCTAACAGACATCCTAAAGGAATCCACCTCCATCCCAAAACAATCCCCCAAAACCTTCTACTTcataaccctaaccctaatcttCCCGCTCTCCTTCGCAATCCTCGCTCACTCCCTCTTCACCCACCCCCTCCTCTCCCAAATCGACACCTCCGCCTCCCCGTCCTCCTCCCAGTGGACCAAGCTCCTCGCCTTCCAGTTCTTCTACCTCATCTTCCTCTTCGCCTTCTCCCTCCTCTCCACCGCCGCCGTCGTCTTCACGGTCGCCTCCCTCTACACCTCCAAGCCCGTCTCCTTCTCCTCCACGGTCGCCGCCATCCCGTCCGTCTTCAAACGCCTCTTTATAACCTACCTATGGGTCACCCTCACTATGGTGATTTACAATGTTGTGTTTCTGGGGTTTCTCGTTCTCCTCATGGTCGCGATCGACACCGAGAATGCGGCCCTGCTGGTCTTCTCGATCGTTGTGATCTTTGCGCTGTTTCTTGTTGTGCATGTGTATATAACCGCGTTGTGGCACTTGGCTAGCGTGGTCTCGGTGCTCGAACCCGTCTACGGGTTCGCGGCGATGAAGAAGAGTTATGAGTTGTTGAAGGGTAGGACCCGGATGGCGGCTTTGCTTGTTTTCGGGTACCTGTTGATATGTGGGTTGATTAATGGGGTTTTTGGGTCGGTGGTGGTTCATGGGGGATTTGAATATGGAGTGCTTGCGAGGATTATGGTTGGTGGGTTCTTGGTTGGGTTGTTGGTGATTGTAAATTTGGTGGGTTTGATGGTGCAAAGTGTGTTTTACTATGTTTGTAAAAGTTATCACCACCAGGGGATTGACAAGAGTGCTCTTTATGATCATCTTGGTGGATATCTTGGAGAGTATGTGCCCCTCAAGAGCAGCATTCAGATGGAAAACTTGGATGTTTGA
- the LOC131318908 gene encoding cell division protein FtsZ homolog 2-1, chloroplastic, whose translation MATCLSPYFTPPDTLRPTGLVSVQRGRILMESHYGRVGSLKMFDEKRILCASRKSAPHSPRFRCSAKPYSVNHFNDKDPFLNQHPEISMLRGDGNNTVINLRKDDPSGSVAEGMRDSTSLSNYNEAKIKVVGVGGGGSNAVNRMIESAMKGVEFWIVNTDVQAMRMSPVFPEHRLQIGQELTRGLGAGGNPDIGLNAAKESKELIEDAVYGADMVFVTAGMGGGTGTGGAPEIAGIAKSMGILTVGIVTTPFAFEGRRRQIQAQEGVAALRAKVDTLIVIPNDKLLTAVSASTPVTEAFNLADDILRQGVRGISDIITVPGLVNVDFADVRAIMANAGSSLMGIGTATGKTRARDAALNAIQSPLLDLGIERATGIVWNITGGSDLTLLEVNAAAEIINDLVDPSANLIFGAVIDPNLSGQISITLIATGFKRQEESDGRTLQATQLGQGDVTLGTDRRPSSFYESGSVEIPEFLRKKGRSRYPRA comes from the exons ATGGCAACATGTTTATCACCCTATTTCACTCCTCCTGATACTCTAAGACCAACTGGGCTCGTAAGTGTTCAGAGGGGGAGGATTCTGATGGAAAGTCACTATGGAAGAGTAGGTTCCCTTAAGATGTTTGATGAAAAGAGGATTCTTTGTGCTAGCCGAAAGAGTGCTCCACACTCTCCTAGGTTCAGATGTTCAGCCAAACCCTATAGTGTCAACCACTTCAACGATAAGGACCCATTCCTTAACCAACATCCCGAAATCTCAATGCTTAGAGGTGACGGTAACAATACAGTGATTAACCTAAGAAAGGATGATCCTAGTGGAAGTGTCGCCGAAGGCATGAGAGATTCAACAAGTTTGAGCAATTACAATGAAGCCAAGATCAAAGTTGTTGGTGTTGGAGGTGGTGGGTCGAATGCGGTTAACCGGATGATAGAGAGTGCAATGAAGGGTGTGGAGTTCTGGATTGTTAACACAGATGTCCAAGCCATGAGAATGTCGCCTGTGTTTCCTGAGCACCGGTTACAAATAGGTCAAGAGCTTACCAGAGGACTTGGGGCTGGTGGGAACCCAGATATCGGCTTGAATGCTGCCAAAGAAAGCAAAGAATTGATAGAAGATGCAGTTTATGGTGCTGACATGGTCTTCGTGACT GCTGGAATGGGTGGAGGAACCGGCACTGGTGGGGCCCCTGAAATTGCCGGAATTGCAAAGTCAATGGGTATCTTAACTGTTGGTATTGTCACAACGCCTTTCGCTTTTGAGGGACGAAGGAGGCAAATTCAAGCCCAAGAAGGAGTTGCAGCTTTGAGAGCCAAGGTTGACACACTTATTGTCATTCCGAATGACAAGTTGTTGACTGCAGTTTCTGCTTCTACCCCAGTAACAGAAGCATTTAATCTGGCTGATGATATTCTTAGACAAGGTGTTCGTGGTATCTCTGATATAATTACG GTTCCAGGGCTCGTGAATGTGGATTTTGCAGATGTGCGAGCTATTATGGCGAATGCGGGTTCTTCGTTAATGGGGATAGGAACTGCAACTG GGAAGACCAGAGCAAGAGATGCTGCATTAAATGCCATTCAATCACCTTTATTAGATCTTGGCATAGAGAGGGCTACTGGAATTGTTTGGAACATAACTGGTGGTAGTGATTTAACCTTGCttgag GTAAATGCTGCTGCGGAAATTATCAATGACCTTGTTGATCCTAGTGCCAACTTAATATTTGGAGCAGTGATAGATCCGAATCTCAGCGGTCAG ATCAGTATTACACTAATTGCTACCGGATTCAAACGCCAAGAAGAAAGTGATGGGAGAACCCTCCAG GCAACACAGCTAGGACAGGGAGATGTCACTCTTGGAACTGATCGACGGCCTTCCTCTTTCTATGAAAGTGGGTCAGTGGAGATTCCAGAGTTCCTGAGGAAGAAAGGCCGCTCTCGCTATCCAAGAGCTTGA
- the LOC131318912 gene encoding F-box/LRR-repeat protein At1g67190-like isoform X1, with product MEFLPVEVIGNILSRLGAARDVVIASTTCKKWREAWQNHLRTLSFNSNDWPVFHELTASKIEILITQTILQTTGLQSLTIIMDDVDEFSAAPVIAWLMYTRETLRQLHYNVRTTPSINILEKCGRQKLEVLALAHNSITGVEPSYLKFPCLKSLSLSYVSVSALDLSILLTACPKVEVLSLVNLDIAMSDAQTTMELSSVSLKDIYVESISLDKFVLEADNIEKLHLKDCTLEIFELVSKRTLRFLKIDDVSVIQLDIGEGTENLEVVDVSNFTIMWQKFHHMISRSSKLRRLRLWGVVFDDEDEFVDLETISACFPLLSHLSLCYDLREGPLQFGLQGSFRLENVVVLELGWTVVSDLFAPWVEGFLERCPNLRKLVIYGVVSEAKTHEECQMLAFITSSLVRLMRKYLHVEIQFEYE from the coding sequence ATGGAGTTCTTACCTGTTGAAGTGATTGGAAACATACTATCCCGTCTTGGGGCGGCAAGAGATGTCGTGATAGCATCTACTACTTGCAAGAAATGGCGAGAGGCTTGGCAGAACCACCTCCGTACCCTTTCGTTCAACTCCAATGACTGGCCTGTGTTCCATGAACTCACCGCTAGTAAAATTGAAATTCTCATCACCCAAACAATTTTGCAGACAACTGGGCTTCAATCCCTAACAATCATTATGGACGATGTTGATGAGTTCTCAGCTGCTCCGGTGATTGCTTGGCTAATGTATACCAGAGAAACCTTACGCCAGCTCCATTATAATGTAAGGACAACCCCTAGCATTAATATCCTCGAGAAATGTGGTCGACAAAAGTTGGAAGTGTTGGCATTGGCTCATAATTCTATCACGGGTGTTGAACCAAGTTATCTGAAATTTCCATGCCTGAAGTCTCTTTCGTTGAGTTATGTTAGTGTCTCGGCGTTGGATTTGAGTATTCTGCTTACTGCGTGCCCAAAAGTCGAGGTATTGTCTCTTGTCAATCTAGATATTGCCATGTCAGATGCACAAACCACTATGGAACTGAGTAGTGTTTCTTTGAAGGATATTTATGTTGAATCAATTAGCTTGGACAAGTTTGTACTGGAGGCAGATAATATTGAGAAGTTGCACTTGAAAGACTGTACCCTTGAGATTTTTGAGCTTGTTAGCAAACGGACCTTGAGATTTCTCAAGATTGATGATGTTAGTGTCATTCAACTTGATATTGGCGAGGGTACTGAAAATCTTGAGGTCGTAGATGTGAGTAATTTCACAATCATGTGGCAAAAGTTCCACCATATGATCTCAAGATCATCGAAGTTGAGAAGGCTTCGGCTCTGGGGAGTTGTTTTTGACGACGAGGACGAGTTTGTTGATTTGGAGACGATATCAGCGTGCTTTCCTCTGTTGAGCCACCTGTCCTTATGTTATGATCTAAGAGAAGGCCCACTTCAATTTGGATTGCAAGGATCGTTTCGATTGGAAAACGTGGTTGTGTTGGAACTTGGGTGGACGGTAGTTTCTGATCTGTTTGCACCCTGGGTTGAAGGGTTTCTTGAAAGGTGCCCCAATCTCAGGAAGCTGGTCATTTATGGGGTTGTTTCTGAGGCCAAGACCCATGAAGAATGCCAAATGCTGGCCTTTATTACCTCATCTTTGGTTCGGCTTATGAGGAAATATTTGCACGTGGAGATCCAATTTGAATATGAATGA
- the LOC131318912 gene encoding F-box/LRR-repeat protein At1g67190-like isoform X2 has translation MDDVDEFSAAPVIAWLMYTRETLRQLHYNVRTTPSINILEKCGRQKLEVLALAHNSITGVEPSYLKFPCLKSLSLSYVSVSALDLSILLTACPKVEVLSLVNLDIAMSDAQTTMELSSVSLKDIYVESISLDKFVLEADNIEKLHLKDCTLEIFELVSKRTLRFLKIDDVSVIQLDIGEGTENLEVVDVSNFTIMWQKFHHMISRSSKLRRLRLWGVVFDDEDEFVDLETISACFPLLSHLSLCYDLREGPLQFGLQGSFRLENVVVLELGWTVVSDLFAPWVEGFLERCPNLRKLVIYGVVSEAKTHEECQMLAFITSSLVRLMRKYLHVEIQFEYE, from the coding sequence ATGGACGATGTTGATGAGTTCTCAGCTGCTCCGGTGATTGCTTGGCTAATGTATACCAGAGAAACCTTACGCCAGCTCCATTATAATGTAAGGACAACCCCTAGCATTAATATCCTCGAGAAATGTGGTCGACAAAAGTTGGAAGTGTTGGCATTGGCTCATAATTCTATCACGGGTGTTGAACCAAGTTATCTGAAATTTCCATGCCTGAAGTCTCTTTCGTTGAGTTATGTTAGTGTCTCGGCGTTGGATTTGAGTATTCTGCTTACTGCGTGCCCAAAAGTCGAGGTATTGTCTCTTGTCAATCTAGATATTGCCATGTCAGATGCACAAACCACTATGGAACTGAGTAGTGTTTCTTTGAAGGATATTTATGTTGAATCAATTAGCTTGGACAAGTTTGTACTGGAGGCAGATAATATTGAGAAGTTGCACTTGAAAGACTGTACCCTTGAGATTTTTGAGCTTGTTAGCAAACGGACCTTGAGATTTCTCAAGATTGATGATGTTAGTGTCATTCAACTTGATATTGGCGAGGGTACTGAAAATCTTGAGGTCGTAGATGTGAGTAATTTCACAATCATGTGGCAAAAGTTCCACCATATGATCTCAAGATCATCGAAGTTGAGAAGGCTTCGGCTCTGGGGAGTTGTTTTTGACGACGAGGACGAGTTTGTTGATTTGGAGACGATATCAGCGTGCTTTCCTCTGTTGAGCCACCTGTCCTTATGTTATGATCTAAGAGAAGGCCCACTTCAATTTGGATTGCAAGGATCGTTTCGATTGGAAAACGTGGTTGTGTTGGAACTTGGGTGGACGGTAGTTTCTGATCTGTTTGCACCCTGGGTTGAAGGGTTTCTTGAAAGGTGCCCCAATCTCAGGAAGCTGGTCATTTATGGGGTTGTTTCTGAGGCCAAGACCCATGAAGAATGCCAAATGCTGGCCTTTATTACCTCATCTTTGGTTCGGCTTATGAGGAAATATTTGCACGTGGAGATCCAATTTGAATATGAATGA